TTCGGAAGGTCGGGCTGGAACGCTGGCTCTACCGTTTGGCCTTCGATCAGCCGCTGCTTTACGGGCTGATGTCGCTCGCCGTTGCCGTGATTGCCGGTTGGGGCGCCTCTGCCGCTTTCCGCAAGCTGCGCCGCGCCTGATTTCGCAGCTTGGGATGGCTCCTGCCGGAGTCGTGGCAGGAAAGAAAAGGGAACAAATTGCGTTCCGCGATGGCCGGGGGGCTGCCTGCCCCCCGGTGCCCCCCAGGGATATTTGCGTGAAGAAGAAGGGGCGCATCGAGTTTCGTGGTAAGGTGGCGGTCCCTATCCGCTGCCTCAGTATGTTTTTCGTACTAAATTCTGTGCGATAGTTTCCGGCTACAGCTTGGCATACTACGTGACTCGAACGAATGATCGGAATTCATCACGCAACGCGCGCTGCCTGTGTACAGGCTGTGTACGCCCTGTGTACGCGCGGTGTACGGGCTGTGCCGTCGAAACCCCAGCATTTGCTGGCTGAATCGGTTGTGTGTTGCGTTGGCGTGCCAATGCAACGCACGCTGCCTGTTGCAACTCCTTCCGGCCGGTTTCGCGGATCCCATTCCGGGGGGTTCCGGTCAACCGGAACGCAGCGGGCCCCGTGTTTCCACGGGGCCCGCGCCCTCCCAAATCGCAGGCTGGCTCCCTCCACTGAACCGGGCCTGCTCGGGTATGGCGATTACGTCCGGATCAGCTCGGCCTGACGCACGATGACCTCGGCCTGCTTGATCGAGGCGATATCGACCAGTCTTCCCTTGTAAACCGTGGCGCCCGCGCCCGAACGCTTGGCCTCTTCCATCGCGGCGAGAATTTCGCGTGCTTCGGTCACGGCGGTGTCGGATGGCGAAAAGACCTCGTTGGCCAGTGCGATCTGGCTGGGATGGATGGCCCATTTGCCAACCATTCCAAGGGTTGCCGAGCGCCGGGCCTGGGCCATGAAGCCTTCCTTGTCGCTGAAATCGCCGAATGGACCGTCGACCGGAAGAACCCCATGGCTGCGGCAGGCCGCGACGATTTTCGCTTGCGCCCAATGCCACGGATCGGACCAGTAGTTCTGACCCTCGCGATGCATGTAATAGTTTTCCTGCGTCCCGCCGATCCCGGTCGTGGCCATGCCCATCGACGCGGCGAAATCGGCCGCCCCGAGACTGACCGCCTGCATGCGGGGGGAGGCCGCGGCGATTTCTTCGACATGGCAGATACCGGCCGCGCTTTCGATGATGACCTCGAAGCCGAGCCGCTTTTCGCGAGCCTTCGCGCTTTCGATCGCGGTCACCAGGGCGTCGACGGCGTAGATATCCGAGGCGTTGCCGACCTTGGGGATCATGATCAGGTCCAGGCGTTCGCTTGCCTGTTCCATCAGGTTCACCACGTCGCGATACCAGTAGGGGGTGTCCAGCCCGTTGATCCGCACCGACAAGGTCTTGTCGCCCCAATCGATATCCCCGATCGCCTGGATGGTCTGCTTGCGCGCGTTGTCCTTGTCATCGGGGGCGACCGAATCCTCGAGATCGATATTGATCACATCTGCATCGGACTTTGCCATCTTCTCGAACAGAGCCACCCGCGAACCCGGACCGAACAATTGGCAGCGGTTGAGGCGGGCGGGTGGCTGAGGTTGAAGGCGAAAGCTCATTGCGAATCCTTGGCGTTCGGTGAAACGATGTTGCGCCACCGTTTAACGCAGCCCTTTGCGAGCATCAAGCCGGGTTTTTGCACCGCAGCATGGCGGGCCCGTCGGATTGTCGTGCTTGACGCTGTGCCGCTTTCGGCGCAGGACCAAGGAAATCGGCCGGAACGGAGGATAAGGCATGGCGCGGACCGTATATGTGAATGGCGAATTTCTGCCCGAGGACGAGGCCACGGTTTCGATCTTTGATCGGGGCTTCCTGATGGCGGATGCCGTCTACGAGGTGGTCAGCGTCCTGGACGGCAAACTGCTGGATTTCGCCGGTCACATGGCGCGGCTGGCCCGTTCCCTTGAGGCGCTTGAGATGGACAACCCGTTGTCCGAGGATGAATATCTCGACGCGCATCGGCAATTGGTCCAGCGTAACGGGATCACCGACGGGTTGATCTATCTGCAGGTCTCTCGTGGCAATCCCGGTGATCGTGATTTTGCTTATCCGCCGAAGGGAACGGTTCCGACCACGGTCATGTTCACGCAGGCGAAGCCCGGTTTGGCGGATGCTCCGGCTGCCCGAACCGGATGGAAGATCGTCAGTGTCGAGGATCTGCGTTGGGGACGGCGCGACATCAAGACCGTTCAACTTCTGTATCCGTCCATGGCCAAGATGGAGGCGAAGGCACGCGGGGCCGACGATGCCTGGCTGATCGAGGAGGGCAAGGTGACCGAAGGCACCTCGAACAATGCCTATATCGTCAAGGACGGCAAGATTATCACGCGCGAGCTGAGCCACGATATCCTGCACGGGATCACGCGCGCCGCCGTGCTGCGCTTTGCCCGCGAGGCGCAGATGCAGGTCGAGGAGCGCAGCTTTACCCTGGCCGAGGCACAGGCGGCGGACGAGGCTTTCGTGACCTCGGCCTCGGCCTTCGTGATGCCCGTGATAGAGATCGACGGCACATCGGTGGGCGGCGGCAAGGTCGGTCCCGTGGCAACGCGTTTGCGCGAAATCTACCTGGAGGAAAGCCGCAAGACGGCGATCTGATCTGCCTGGATTTTCCTTGGTTTTATAGATGGTTAGGTCTCGCCACTTGCCTATCCGCTGCGGGATATTACCTCTTACATGAAGGTAATGGTGGATCAGAGGATCGGTAGCGATGAATGTAGAACAGCAATTGCTGATCGAGCAGCGGGTGGCGAATGAAGGGAAGTCCCAGATTGTCGCCTATTTGCTGTTGCTTCTCCTGTGGGGCTGCGGCGTCCACCGGATGTATCTGGGCCGCTATGTCAGCGGGTTCCTGATGCTGCTGATCTGGGGGCTGGGCTGGTTGACCGCCCCCATCCTGATCGGCTGGTTGCCGATCGGCTTCGTTTGCCTGTGGGTGATCATCGACATGTTCCTGATCCCCGGTATGATCCGCGAGGACAATGCGATCATCCGGCAAAGGCTGCTCGCCGAGACCGGGTGGGAGCGTTAAGCGACCCGGTCCCGACGAAGGATAACGACGTCAGACCGTCACGTTCAGCGCACCGCCATCAAGCAGGATATTCTGGCCGACAATAAAGCGCGCCTGCTGGCTGCACAGGAAGGCGCAGGTGGCACCGAAATCCTCGGGCTGACCATAGGCGCCGGTGGGGATACCCGATTGACGTTTCTTGCGGGCCTCGTCGATGCTGATTCCCCCCTTCTCGGCGACACCCTTGTCCAGGCTGTCGGCGCGGGCGGTGGCATGGATGCCGGGCAGGATATTGTTGACGCAAACTCCGCTTCCTGCCACCTGCCGAGACATGCCTGCGACAAAGCCGGTCAACCCGGCGCGGGCGGTATTCGACAGGCCCAGCACCGCGATGGGAGAGCGCACCGATTGCGAGGTGATGTTGACGACCCGGCCCCAGTCACGCTCCATCATACCGGGAACCAGCGCCTGCATCAGCGCGATCGCCGACAGCATGTTCGCATCTATGGCCTTGATGAAATCCTTGCGGCTCCAATCCGTCCAGGTGCCCGGAGGAGGGCCGCCCGCATTGGTCACCAGGATATCGGCCTCGCCGGTGGCGGCCAACACGCGTTCGCGGCCCTCATCGGTGGTGATATCGGCGGCGACAGGAGTGACTTCGACACCGTATTTGTCGGCGATCTCCTTGGCGGTCCGGGTGATGTCGGCCTCGGTCCGGCTATTGATGACCAGGTTGACGCCAGCCTCGGCCAGCGCCTCGGCGCAGCCGCGCCCCAACCCCTTGGAAGCCGCGCAAACCAGCCCTCGTTTTCCCTTGATCCCCAGATCCATAACGTCCTCCTGTTTCTTCGCGGCAGAGCAAACGCTTGTGCGGCGGGATTGTCAAACCGCTTGCGCGGCCTCGCGGATGGCACGGATATTGTTGCCATAGATGCTAGGTTGATCGACCGAGCCGCCCTTGAAAACCGCCGAGCCCGCGACCAGCACATCGGCCCCCGCCGTCGCGACGAGGGGGGCGGTTTTCGCATCGATGCCGCCATCGACCTGGATATGGACCGGCCGGTCGCCGATCATGCCGCGTAGCCGGGCGATCTTGTCGATCTGGCTATGGATGAATTTCTGCCCACCGAAACCGGGATTCACGGTCATCACCAGCACCATGTC
This region of Paracoccus saliphilus genomic DNA includes:
- a CDS encoding D-amino-acid transaminase, giving the protein MARTVYVNGEFLPEDEATVSIFDRGFLMADAVYEVVSVLDGKLLDFAGHMARLARSLEALEMDNPLSEDEYLDAHRQLVQRNGITDGLIYLQVSRGNPGDRDFAYPPKGTVPTTVMFTQAKPGLADAPAARTGWKIVSVEDLRWGRRDIKTVQLLYPSMAKMEAKARGADDAWLIEEGKVTEGTSNNAYIVKDGKIITRELSHDILHGITRAAVLRFAREAQMQVEERSFTLAEAQAADEAFVTSASAFVMPVIEIDGTSVGGGKVGPVATRLREIYLEESRKTAI
- a CDS encoding SDR family oxidoreductase, with the protein product MDLGIKGKRGLVCAASKGLGRGCAEALAEAGVNLVINSRTEADITRTAKEIADKYGVEVTPVAADITTDEGRERVLAATGEADILVTNAGGPPPGTWTDWSRKDFIKAIDANMLSAIALMQALVPGMMERDWGRVVNITSQSVRSPIAVLGLSNTARAGLTGFVAGMSRQVAGSGVCVNNILPGIHATARADSLDKGVAEKGGISIDEARKKRQSGIPTGAYGQPEDFGATCAFLCSQQARFIVGQNILLDGGALNVTV
- a CDS encoding L-malyl-CoA/beta-methylmalyl-CoA lyase; the encoded protein is MSFRLQPQPPARLNRCQLFGPGSRVALFEKMAKSDADVINIDLEDSVAPDDKDNARKQTIQAIGDIDWGDKTLSVRINGLDTPYWYRDVVNLMEQASERLDLIMIPKVGNASDIYAVDALVTAIESAKAREKRLGFEVIIESAAGICHVEEIAAASPRMQAVSLGAADFAASMGMATTGIGGTQENYYMHREGQNYWSDPWHWAQAKIVAACRSHGVLPVDGPFGDFSDKEGFMAQARRSATLGMVGKWAIHPSQIALANEVFSPSDTAVTEAREILAAMEEAKRSGAGATVYKGRLVDIASIKQAEVIVRQAELIRT
- a CDS encoding TM2 domain-containing protein, with translation MNVEQQLLIEQRVANEGKSQIVAYLLLLLLWGCGVHRMYLGRYVSGFLMLLIWGLGWLTAPILIGWLPIGFVCLWVIIDMFLIPGMIREDNAIIRQRLLAETGWER